The Solea senegalensis isolate Sse05_10M linkage group LG18, IFAPA_SoseM_1, whole genome shotgun sequence DNA segment TGGGGGGGGGAACAATTCTGTCCAACTTGACTCTAACCTCTGTAGCCACTGGCAGCTTTTCAGATGGCGTCTTAATGGGAGACACATCACAGCCAGATGAAGagtgaacacatttattcaccTCTGAAGAGATTAGAGACAAAGCATGGTTAGCATACACTCAGAATAACACAATCACCAATGTGTATATGTCTGCTTCAGAGAATGAATTAAGTCACTTAAGTTGAGCACCATACAAAACACATAAGAGTAATGTCCATACTGCTTAAACAGTAGACCAGTCTGGCTTGATCATTcaatattgcatatttttttacCTCCTTCACATCTAGCTTTGCCTCGTTTGTCCTCACTTAGCCTCAGGTCTTCAtctgtctcattgtcctgtggTGCGTTGTCTTTCTCTATCAGGTACATCACAAAAACACTCTCCAGGAGGCTGAGCATCATCAGAGCAAAAACCCCAATGCAGTAGACGGCTGATGGGACAAGGCAGCTTCATTAATGCTGATAAGTAACTAAACAGAGTCAGGACATGAGCTGTTACCAGAGCTTCTTTACCTATCAGTGGGATCCGCTCTGATGAAGAAGGCAGAATTTCATTGAGAATGAGCTGCATCACAGTTACAGCGAGCAGCACTGTGACCTTGAAGCCCAGCTTCTCGCCACTGGTGTCTGAGATCAGGAAGGAGGCCAAGTCCAGACACAGGAAGAACAAGATGGGGAGTATGAAGTTGACAATATAGAGCGCCGACCTCCTCTTTATCTTGATCTGTTTAATGTTAAGCAATTCACAAACCATTATGATTTGGTAACTTTAAGAAAACAGCTAACACATAGCTATATTTACCACATCAGCTTTGCAAATAAACACCTCAATAGAGACAGCAATTTAGCACCGAACAGACATTTTGTGCATGCGATCTCAGTTGGGTGTGGTGCTAGAGAGGGTGTAAGCTGAATTTAAATCTGATGTTGTCTTTGATTCAACCCTGTTTGCTTCTAagtgtgctttacaaataaagttgacttgattTGATATGACTTTAATCATAAGTGTTATCATCATTGCTACTTTGTTTTTGCCATAGCACAGGTTTAGTGATTTAAAATACTTACAGTGTAAATCAGCAAGCTTTGATTAAATCTGATAAATGTTTCTTCCGTTTTTATCACGCTTGTAATGCTGATCAGCTCCCACTCAGACTGATTCTGTGTCATCCTGCGAGACTTTTCTGTGATCCGTTCATAGGGGGTTAACAAAAACTTTATTTCTTCATCTTGAGTGGGAGGTAAAAAACATTGCGCAGGATTAGCAAAGATTGATGTAAATTGacagacatgaggacacacatacacacaacaggTTACAGACTCACCAGAGTGTACAACAGACCTAAAAGTGAGTTTGCAGCTCTGAGTGTCAAAGGGGAATCTGTAGACTTGCATTTTGCAGGTGCTGACCAACACAAGTTCATCCATTAGTGTAACATCCCCGTATGATCTTATTATGACATAAGGGTTAGGTTTAGACTTGTCACTCTCTGtcctgtaaataaaacacataaacacgTATAtgaatgtcatgtaatgtaGTATTGCCTGTACATTACATGTGTAGCAGAATAGAGATGCCATGAACAGCTGTCTGGTGTCTCAACCAGTGCTGATCAGCCAGTAATCagcaaatataaaacaaaaaaatcctatttttttaaccatggttcaaaaacaaattcattctAGTAACCCAGCTACTCACTGATAATGAGAATCTGCTAATTCAGTTCCTCCGAATATTTGGTGTTCCTGTTACCCCAATATAGTTTGCCACTTTAGTGGATACCATTCCCTCTGGTATCCTAACTCTGCTAAGAGGGGCTGAAAACTGGTTTGTTTACAGGTCTGCTGCCAATTTTGATGACTATATGACCTACAGACCTACTGCTCGTGACCAATAGATCTGTGATCCATACTCTCTAATTGTACTGCTAATTGTACCGCTACTGCCGCTAAAGTTGTgatgaatattgtttttgtttgttagtttgctttatttatgacaaagttgtttgtgtgatgtgtgtttatttttgacaaagTTGCTTGATTTGAACTAATGcatgttctcttttttgttttgattagttcggtttgattattttgtttctttgtaacttttttttgtttgttttgagctGCTCTTGAGTCGActactttgacattttctgtgtctctttgcaGGGCAGGTGCTGGGGGGCAGATAGCCTTTTCCCCTGGTGGTGGTGTCCGTCATTGGTCCCTCAACTGTACAGCACTTGGTTGTGATCCAGATGGTTTATGGTAATCACTGTGGTGTACATTAGGACCCTTTCTCTTCTCagatttttcccttttttgtaaCAGTACCTATTTATATTATTGACCCAATTTACACCACCTATAATTATAACATTTACATTCTATCAATTGTCATTTTGCTTTTATAAAGTGACTTAGTAAttacaaatgtgctgtttttacatcattctGAACAGTAACATGACGTCATACAATATCAGAGACTGAGGATCAAGGGTGTGAGCATGCACATTCATTTAAACTTACAATTCCAGAATGGAGAGATGTGGCTTCCACATGAGTTCAGCTGGAACAATCAAATATCTATTATCACAAAATTCTGTTTCGTTCCAACGTACAAAGTCATTTTCCCACATCTTCAAAGAGAAACAGGGAGAGACCAACATATTTAAGCAGAGTGATGAGAAAAATGATTCAGTCAGGAATTGCTTTTTTCCTCAGAGAAAACTCACCATTTTGATCGTAATACAAGAAACAAATATCTGGTCCTTCCCTCTCTATGAGCAAAGAAATACAATGTGTGAAGAATATCTTGGACAACCTGGTAACTGTCAAGAAACCTGGCAAAGATCACTgtcaaaacattacattacattacatgtcatttagcagatgcttttatccaatgCGACATACAATAAGTGCATcagtgcatgtactgtatgtgcatttaTGTGCACGTTAATGTGCAATAAAGTATGCGCCTCTTCAGTGCTGAACTTTACACAGTAAGAAAAGAGGattaaaaatgctaaataaaataaaagcggCATTGATTCAAATAAAGTGCAAATCAATAAACGGAGCAGTAGTTTGGGTAAATATAGTAGACATGCTGCATGTGACTGTATGAGTggtgtcaggtttttttttaagtattcaTTGCTGATTCTTTCACTTGTAATTTAAAGCCGCATATAGATAGAAACActgaggtctttttttttttacttcagaaTGGGTTACACCAAGGTTATAAAAGTTTCAGATTTTTCATTAGTATTagttttaatttgaacattgtGTACTTCATCTTAatttcatatgaacccaaaaggattatgtatgaCAGgaatt contains these protein-coding regions:
- the LOC122759539 gene encoding 5-hydroxytryptamine receptor 3A-like gives rise to the protein MGGSNLPIPFVVWVSIYRQHSEDRGEHFHISDFGLFLILNELVMFVSLFFVFLFTDGASSEGKCAYQDLIKHLGLTYDNKTFHMTRPVADYSEPTRVIMELTVSAILEVQFLTESFFSSLCLNMLVSPCFSLKMWENDFVRWNETEFCDNRYLIVPAELMWKPHLSILELTESDKSKPNPYVIIRSYGDVTLMDELVLVSTCKMQVYRFPFDTQSCKLTFRSVVHSDEEIKFLLTPYERITEKSRRMTQNQSEWELISITSVIKTEETFIRFNQSLLIYTIKIKRRSALYIVNFILPILFFLCLDLASFLISDTSGEKLGFKVTVLLAVTVMQLILNEILPSSSERIPLIAVYCIGVFALMMLSLLESVFVMYLIEKDNAPQDNETDEDLRLSEDKRGKARCEGEVNKCVHSSSGCDVSPIKTPSEKLPVATEDSNIQLMEVSLTLYEVRNQIKTLLVSSRKEEAKPGYWTKVARRINKVFIICYVSAIIVFLAYIFSIWTVDND